From the genome of Maniola jurtina chromosome 10, ilManJurt1.1, whole genome shotgun sequence, one region includes:
- the LOC123868829 gene encoding facilitated trehalose transporter Tret1-like isoform X1 has translation MINERVDTLYFYKNPFKMELSYEKYLTIGTTWTPLLRQMFVCSGVTINFFIYGLFFGAPTVFVPQIRNEANSTEFISMETASWLLSISSYGSLPWTLIFPLIAKRYGRKVPYIILWLNTLVCVLLFYVSTSVTELLISGILQGMLPAIQFTVAIMVLNEYTSPKYRGIFITFKAATFFWGVWISNAIGTFYHWKNIGILIFICCIYNMSSLFWPDSPVWLATNGRFDECAKCHRWLKGGDTDSEEELKQLIFLEKENLRRKQERSLDRQNNCCIKFFNSVTTKRFYKPLIFCLYTLCLYNFSGKLVCTGYVIDIIKTITVNESTAYEAMLVLDGVTVLGMYAGVFLNKLLKRRTLLLGSASIGVMFLFILSTYLYLVNLSVISENKYLTLFILTGFSIAISCGPMIMCTCFATEMIPIKCRSLFLAIYALLSCAMKGTVLKNFPYIFKYLDLHGVFLFYGFISSVFIYILYKVLPETKDKTILEVERYFADDNKIVKEEEELMNPEEFRKTQFS, from the exons ATGATAAATGAGCGTGTTgatactttatatttttataagaatccCTTTAAAATGGAACTATCAtacgaaaaatatttaactattgGGACTACATGGACACCATTGTTAAGACAG ATGTTTGTATGCAGTGGAGTAacaataaacttttttatttatggatTATTCTTTGGTGCCCCGACAGTTTTTGTTCCGCAAATACGAAATGAAGCAAATTCAACAGAATTTATTAGCATGGAAACAGCATCTTGGTTGT tgtCCATCTCCAGCTACGGGTCTCTTCCATGGACTTTAATTTTCCCCTTAATTGCAAAAAGATATGGGAGAAAAGTACCATACATTATTTTATGGCTTAATACATTGGTATGCGTTTTGTTGTTTTATGTTAGTACAAGTGTTACTGAACTCTTAATAAGTGGAATTTTACAAGGAATGCTGCCGGCAATACAATTTACGGTCGCTATCATGGTTCTCAACGAATACACGTCTCCCAAGTATAGAGGCATATTTATCACTTTTAAAGCTGCAACATTTTTTTGGGGTGTATGGATTTCAAACGCTATTGGAACATTTTACCATTGGAAAAATATCGgcattttgatatttatttgctgtatttacaatatgagCTCATTATTCTGGCCTGACTCACCTGTTTGGCTGGCTACGAACGGACGTTTTGATGAGTGTGCAAAATGCCATCGCTGGTTAAAGGGAGGAGACACAGATTCTGAAGAAGAACTTAAACAActtatatttttggaaaaagaGAATTTAAGACGAAAACAAGAACGTTCATTAGATAGACAAAATAACTgctgtattaaattttttaactctGTAACAACTAAAAGGTTTTATAAACCGTTAATATTTTGTCTATATACATTATgcctttataatttttcagGAAAATTGGTTTGTACAGGCTACGTCatagatattattaaaacaatcaCTGTAAATGAATCAACAGCATACGAAGCAATGCTTGTGTTAGATGGTGTTACAGTGCTTGGGATGTATGCTGGAGTTTTTCTTAATAAGTTGCTAAAACGGCGTACATTGTTATTAGGCTCGGCATCTATAGGAgtaatgtttttgtttattttgtcaacctatttatatttagtaaatttgaGTGTCATATCGGAAAACAAATACTTAACTTTATTCATTTTGACGGGCTTTTCAATAGCAATAAGTTGCGGTCCTATGATAATGTGTACATGTTTTGCTACCGAAATGATCCCGATAAAATGTAGAAGTTTATTTCTAGCCATTTACGCATTATTAAGTTGTGCTATGAAGGGTACTGTGCTAAAAaattttccttatatttttaaatatcttgatTTGCACGGAGTATTTTTATTCTATGGCTTTATTTCGTcagtatttatttacattctttACAAAGTGTTACCAGAAACAAAGGATAAAACAATCTTAGAAGTAGAGAGGTATTTTGCAGATGATAACAAAATTgtcaaagaagaagaagagttgATGAATCCAGAAGAATTTCGTAAAACACAATTCTCATAA
- the LOC123868831 gene encoding facilitated trehalose transporter Tret1-like: protein MEQSYEKDFTKTNTTKTSWTPLLRQVFVCSGVTINFFIYGLFFGASTVFVPQIRKEANSTEFISMETASWLLSISSYGSLPTTLMFPFIAERYGRKVPYAILWFNTLVCVLLFYFSTSVTELLISGFLQGMFPAAHLTIAIMILTEYVSPEYRGIFLTFKSATFYWGVWISNAIGTFYHWKNIGILIFICCIYNVSSLFWPESPVWLATKGRFEECAKCHRWLKGDDTNSEEELKQLIYSQKENLRRRQELQLDKQKNCFIKLCNCITAKRFYKPLIFCLFTTCLYHFSGKLACTGYIIDIIKTITVNESTAYEAMLVLDGVTVLGMYAGVFLNKLLKRRTLLLGSASIGVTFLFILSTYLYLVHLNIISEKKYLTLFILVGFSLAISCGPVLMCKCLASELTPIKCRSLFLSIFALLNNTIMGTVLKMFPFTFKYFDSHGAFLFYALVSSIFIYILYKVLPETKDKTILEVEKYFSGDDNVLKEEEKLINAEQACLK, encoded by the exons GTGTTTGTATGTAGTGGAGTAacaataaacttttttatttatggatTATTCTTTGGTGCCTCGACAGTTTTTGTTCCGCAAATACGGAAAGAAGCAAATTCAACAGAATTCATTAGCATGGAAACAGCATCGTGGTTGT tgtCTATCTCCAGCTACGGGTCTCTTCCCACGACTTTAATGTTTCCCTTTATTGCAGAAAGATATGGGAGAAAAGTACCATACGCCATTTTATGGTTTAATACACTAGTATGcgttttgttgttttattttagtacaaGTGTTACTGAACTTTTAATAAGTGGGTTTTTACAAGGAATGTTCCCTGCAGCACATTTGACGATCGCTATCATGATACTTACTGAATACGTATCCCCTGAGTATAGAGGTATATTTCTCACTTTCAAAAGTGCAACATTTTATTGGGGTGTATGGATTTCAAACGCTATTGGAACATTTTACCACTGGAAAAATATTGGCAtattgatatttatttgctgTATCTACAATGTGAGCTCATTATTCTGGCCCGAGTCGCCTGTTTGGTTGGCCACTAAGGGACGTTTTGAGGAATGTGCAAAATGTCATCGCTGGTTAAAAGGAGATGACACAAATTCTGAAGAAGAACTTAAACAACTCATATATTCGCAAAAAGAGAATTTAAGACGAAGACAAGAACTTCAATTAGATAAACAAAAGAACTGctttattaaattatgtaactGCATAACAGCTAAAAGGTTTTATAAACCATTAATATTTTGTCTATTCACTACATGCCTTTATCATTTTTCAGGAAAGTTGGCTTGTACAGGATACATTATAGATATAATCAAAACAATTACTGTAAATGAATCTACAGCATACGAAGCAATGCTTGTGTTAGATGGTGTTACAGTGCTTGGAATGTATGCTGGAGTTTTTCTTAATAAGTTGCTAAAACGGCGTACATTGTTATTAGGCTCAGCATCCATAGGAGTGACGTTTCTGTTCATTTTATCAACCTATTTATATTTAGTACATTTGAATATCATAtcagaaaagaaatatttaactttattcatTTTGGTGGGTTTTTCACTAGCCATCAGTTGCGGTCCTGTGTTGATGTGTAAATGTTTGGCTAGCGAATTGACACCTATAAAGTgtagaagtttatttttaagtatttttgcaCTACTAAATAATACTATTATGGGTACCGTTTTAAAAATGTTTCCTTTTACTTTCAAATATTTCGACTCACACGGGGCATTTTTATTCTACGCCTTAGTGTCatcgatatttatttatattctttACAAAGTATTACCCGAAACAAAAGATAAAACAATCTTAGAAGTAGAGAAATATTTTTCAGGTGATGACAATGTtctaaaagaagaagaaaaattgATTAATGCAGAACAAgcttgtttaaaataa